A stretch of Bacillus pseudomycoides DNA encodes these proteins:
- a CDS encoding YxeA family protein: protein MKKLLITLIAFLVLLGLLMTALVGSDWDLAEMKQKLGKDKMYVHITENGKEYQVDKDDPTWKRYEYNVIAYDKDGNKTSIKFDANKNLKLNAFLRVYVFDEPNSEGYKGISTYEEVQQNEIPKKALKQMDKK from the coding sequence ATGAAGAAACTGTTAATAACTTTGATTGCTTTTCTCGTATTATTAGGTCTTTTAATGACTGCCTTGGTAGGTTCTGATTGGGATTTAGCTGAAATGAAGCAAAAATTGGGTAAAGATAAAATGTATGTTCATATTACGGAGAACGGAAAAGAATATCAGGTAGATAAAGATGATCCTACTTGGAAGCGTTACGAGTATAACGTAATTGCATATGATAAAGATGGAAATAAGACGAGTATTAAGTTCGATGCTAATAAAAATTTGAAATTAAATGCATTTTTACGTGTGTATGTATTTGATGAACCAAATAGTGAGGGATATAAAGGGATTTCCACATATGAAGAAGTCCAACAAAATGAAATTCCTAAAAAAGCACTAAAGCAGATGGATAAAAAATAA
- a CDS encoding YhbD family protein → MSTDLISKKDLLELTGISYGQLYRWKRKNLIPEDWFVRKSTFTGQETFFPKEKILERIDKIQTMKEDLSLDELANMFSPSVTEISLTKEDIIRKGIASEPVVQFFIEQTNKPVEFQFVEILYVYILEELLQSGEISLEEGKMILQVLREHYEVTKQKNSELVVVRKLGVSTCFLVSNVDDLLFEKGTKIVVRLAIMQYTEALKSRLL, encoded by the coding sequence TTGAGTACAGATTTAATTTCAAAAAAAGATTTATTGGAACTGACCGGTATTTCATACGGGCAACTATATAGGTGGAAAAGAAAAAATTTAATACCAGAAGATTGGTTTGTAAGAAAATCGACTTTTACAGGACAAGAAACATTTTTTCCGAAAGAAAAGATATTAGAGCGTATTGATAAAATTCAAACGATGAAAGAGGATTTGTCTCTAGATGAGTTAGCGAATATGTTTTCGCCAAGTGTAACAGAGATTTCTTTAACGAAAGAAGATATAATCCGAAAAGGCATTGCCTCAGAACCGGTTGTGCAATTTTTTATAGAACAAACGAATAAACCGGTGGAATTTCAATTTGTTGAAATTCTCTATGTATACATTTTAGAAGAATTACTGCAATCTGGAGAAATTAGTTTAGAAGAAGGAAAGATGATTCTGCAAGTGTTGCGCGAGCACTATGAAGTCACGAAACAAAAGAATAGTGAATTAGTTGTGGTTCGAAAGCTAGGTGTTTCTACATGTTTCTTAGTTTCAAATGTAGATGATTTACTTTTTGAAAAAGGAACGAAGATAGTCGTACGTTTAGCAATCATGCAATATACAGAAGCGTTAAAATCAAGACTATTGTAG
- a CDS encoding SgrR family transcriptional regulator, producing the protein MKKGRMKEWDFSPFRGMMDIVILDQYVQLWLQYGKERTEEEKIEISLQNISETLFCTDRNSKFIIKKLEELGWVCWFPGRGRGNRSKLSFQKHPVSLILEKGKEITKQGDVKSGKAFVEQYSSYFPVLEKQFQTWINSIFGYQIEMTTQGRQDVLRLQVEMRPKIFMDPVYATMRSECHMVKHVYDTLVYVNESINVIEPRLAFHWEYNDDQKVWTFYLRKGVQFHNGKRFTAHDVVYTFDRFMDMKDNPYLWMLQHVERIHIVNEHVVEVYLHTENKLLLHILGAEQCSIVTKDGEDNLSGTGPFKLRENNNSIFVLEAHNSYFRERPFLDRIELWNVPKSMDAYDVLMKAEHKGIESPHKEFSKMESNVTYVTLNAKKQGPLQDITFRQALYKMIHINKMIDELEGERGEEADELLLGNSAAWRIKEDMNNLLQKSKYSGEVLYLYTFKEQDHVEDSKWIQKECAKYGITIEIHFLDAQELLQVETIEQADIIHDSATISEQIELSFLQMFLSKNSFINQHSSLDFNEQLHSYFTEPNVEKRITLLRNVEDTLLRHLHIIPLYRNKQHISTHEKVQNIMINSQGWIDFYHIWFKP; encoded by the coding sequence ATGAAAAAGGGTAGAATGAAAGAGTGGGATTTTTCACCTTTTAGGGGGATGATGGATATAGTTATTTTGGATCAGTATGTGCAGCTGTGGCTCCAGTATGGAAAAGAGAGAACAGAGGAAGAAAAAATAGAAATATCATTACAAAATATATCCGAAACATTGTTTTGTACGGATCGTAATAGTAAATTTATTATCAAAAAATTAGAAGAGCTAGGCTGGGTTTGTTGGTTTCCAGGACGCGGGAGAGGGAATCGATCAAAGTTATCGTTTCAAAAACATCCTGTGTCTTTAATTTTAGAAAAGGGGAAAGAGATAACGAAACAGGGGGATGTAAAGAGTGGAAAAGCATTTGTTGAACAATATAGCTCGTATTTCCCCGTATTAGAAAAACAATTTCAAACTTGGATAAACTCAATATTTGGTTATCAGATTGAAATGACGACTCAAGGTAGACAAGATGTACTGCGGCTACAAGTAGAAATGAGACCGAAGATTTTTATGGATCCTGTATATGCTACAATGCGTTCGGAATGTCATATGGTGAAACATGTATACGATACACTTGTATATGTTAACGAGAGTATAAATGTAATAGAACCGAGACTTGCATTTCACTGGGAATATAATGACGATCAAAAAGTGTGGACTTTTTATTTACGTAAAGGTGTGCAATTTCATAATGGTAAACGATTTACAGCTCATGATGTTGTGTACACATTTGATAGATTTATGGATATGAAAGATAATCCGTATTTGTGGATGTTGCAACATGTTGAAAGAATCCATATTGTAAACGAACATGTTGTGGAGGTTTACTTACATACAGAAAATAAGTTATTATTACATATTTTAGGTGCAGAACAATGTTCTATTGTAACGAAAGATGGGGAAGACAATTTAAGTGGAACAGGGCCATTTAAACTACGTGAAAATAATAATTCTATCTTTGTATTAGAAGCACATAATTCGTATTTTCGTGAACGTCCCTTTCTTGATCGAATTGAACTTTGGAATGTACCGAAAAGTATGGATGCATATGACGTTTTGATGAAAGCCGAGCATAAAGGTATAGAGAGTCCCCATAAAGAATTTTCTAAAATGGAATCCAACGTAACATATGTTACGTTAAATGCTAAGAAACAAGGACCTTTACAAGATATTACATTCAGGCAAGCGTTATATAAAATGATTCATATTAATAAAATGATAGACGAGTTAGAGGGAGAACGCGGTGAGGAAGCAGATGAATTATTACTAGGAAATAGTGCAGCCTGGAGAATAAAAGAGGATATGAATAACCTTCTACAAAAGAGCAAATATAGTGGAGAAGTATTATATTTGTATACGTTTAAAGAACAAGATCATGTGGAAGATTCTAAGTGGATTCAAAAAGAATGTGCAAAGTATGGAATTACGATTGAAATACATTTTCTCGATGCGCAGGAATTATTACAAGTGGAAACAATTGAACAAGCAGATATAATCCATGATAGTGCTACAATCAGTGAGCAAATAGAACTAAGTTTTTTACAAATGTTTCTTTCGAAAAATAGTTTTATAAATCAACATAGCTCTCTTGATTTTAATGAACAATTACATTCGTATTTTACCGAACCTAATGTAGAAAAGCGAATTACACTGTTACGCAACGTAGAGGACACATTGTTACGTCATCTTCATATTATTCCTTTATATCGTAACAAACAGCACATAAGTACACATGAAAAAGTACAAAATATAATGATTAATTCTCAGGGGTGGATTGATTTTTATCATATATGGTTTAAGCCTTGA
- a CDS encoding cytoplasmic protein gives MAKRNSLTLNGSGSSSGGAYNKVKIRGEGTISNDVNCNEFKAYGTSDVRGDMTTNSYIVYGDSEVKGSLHAEYVKVYGNTQVQRDCHINKTKIRGMFEINGKLTGNFIDIKGGLTVKQDIEVEELLLAGGLESEGLLNAENINIILRYEGSKVREIGGKKITVRKKARFIPFTSHTGNLQTSIIEGDDIYLEHTIAEIVRGNNVTIGPGCEISVVEYHTSFNQKGNSVVKEHKQI, from the coding sequence ATGGCAAAGCGAAATAGTCTCACTTTGAATGGTTCTGGTAGTTCATCAGGTGGTGCCTATAATAAGGTGAAAATTCGAGGCGAAGGAACCATTTCAAATGATGTGAATTGTAATGAATTTAAAGCATATGGAACGAGTGATGTTCGTGGTGATATGACGACAAATTCTTATATTGTATATGGAGATAGTGAAGTGAAAGGTAGTTTGCATGCTGAGTATGTGAAAGTATACGGTAATACACAAGTGCAGCGTGATTGTCATATAAACAAAACAAAAATTAGAGGGATGTTTGAGATTAATGGAAAGCTAACTGGAAATTTCATAGATATTAAAGGTGGTCTTACAGTAAAACAAGATATTGAAGTAGAAGAACTTTTATTAGCTGGTGGCCTTGAAAGTGAAGGGCTTTTAAATGCTGAAAATATTAACATTATCTTACGTTATGAAGGAAGTAAAGTAAGAGAAATTGGCGGTAAAAAGATTACAGTACGAAAAAAAGCGAGATTTATTCCTTTTACAAGCCATACTGGTAATCTGCAAACATCCATTATCGAAGGGGATGACATTTATTTAGAACACACAATTGCTGAAATAGTAAGAGGGAACAATGTTACAATTGGCCCTGGTTGTGAAATCAGTGTTGTGGAATATCATACGAGTTTTAATCAAAAAGGAAACTCGGTTGTAAAAGAACATAAACAAATATAG
- a CDS encoding polymer-forming cytoskeletal protein — MRSEKLIINGYGSSNGGEFHKVQLNGKGTVNGNIDCDDFECNGSGNVNGDLKSERTRISGSGKVDGKVDTENMRIDGKATITKDVKANNLKIAGKGTIGGTLKGEELKIRGQATIDGNCEVDIFSSEGQFTIGGLLSADEIDIDIHGTCRAKEIGGQTIKVRHRATAFSKLYKSVFGSHLEAELLEGDNIDIDHVQIKIVRGNNVTVGPNCEIGLIEYTGVLHVDKNAKVKEIQQV, encoded by the coding sequence ATGCGATCAGAAAAATTAATTATAAATGGTTATGGTTCTTCTAATGGTGGGGAGTTTCATAAAGTACAGTTAAATGGAAAAGGGACTGTTAATGGGAATATAGATTGCGATGATTTTGAATGCAACGGGTCAGGTAATGTGAATGGTGATTTAAAAAGTGAACGTACAAGAATTAGCGGTTCTGGCAAAGTTGATGGGAAAGTAGATACTGAAAACATGCGAATCGATGGAAAAGCAACGATTACAAAAGATGTAAAGGCTAACAATTTAAAAATTGCTGGTAAAGGAACAATTGGTGGTACTTTGAAAGGTGAAGAGCTTAAAATCCGTGGGCAAGCGACTATTGACGGTAATTGCGAAGTGGATATCTTTTCGTCAGAAGGACAGTTCACAATCGGAGGCTTACTAAGTGCCGATGAAATTGACATCGATATTCACGGTACATGTAGAGCAAAAGAAATAGGTGGCCAAACAATTAAAGTAAGGCATAGAGCAACAGCATTTAGTAAACTTTATAAAAGCGTATTTGGATCGCATTTAGAAGCTGAATTGTTAGAAGGTGACAATATTGATATCGATCACGTACAAATCAAGATCGTAAGAGGTAATAATGTGACAGTCGGACCAAATTGTGAGATAGGACTGATTGAATATACAGGAGTTCTTCATGTTGATAAAAATGCGAAAGTAAAAGAAATTCAACAAGTTTAA
- a CDS encoding MDR family MFS transporter yields MVAKNSKLGFVVAGLLLGILMASMDNTIVVTAMGTIVGDLGGLENFVWVVSAYMVAEMAGMPIFGKLSDMYGRKRFFIFGLIVFMLGSALCGTAENITQLGIYRAIQGIGGGALVPIAFTIVFDIFPPEKRGKMGGLFGAVFGLSSIFGPLLGAYITDYSSWHWVFYINLPLGILSLIFIVFFYKESRVHQKQKIDWFGAITLVGAVVCLMFALELGGQKYDWDSTFILNLFAAFAILMIMFIFIERKVEEPIISFEMFKQRLFGMSTIIALFYGAAFMSATVYIPLFIQGVYGGSATNSGLLLLPMMLGSVVTAQLGGFLTSKLSYRNIMIISAVIMLGGLFLLSTLTPETSRVWLTLYMIIIGFGVGFSFSVLSMAAIHGFGMNQRGSATSTSNFVRSLGMTLGITIFGMIQRTGFQDQLEEAFKGMDGGINGNALGDSRAILSEGARSQIPPQILDKIIEALSSSIVQTFMWALVPAGLAFVFIFFMGNERMVCQKQQEKIKAETSKA; encoded by the coding sequence ATGGTTGCGAAGAATAGTAAACTTGGCTTTGTAGTTGCCGGTTTATTGCTAGGGATTTTAATGGCATCAATGGATAATACCATTGTTGTGACAGCTATGGGAACAATTGTTGGTGATTTAGGTGGACTAGAAAACTTTGTTTGGGTCGTATCAGCGTATATGGTAGCAGAAATGGCGGGCATGCCGATTTTCGGAAAGCTATCAGATATGTATGGGAGAAAGAGATTTTTTATTTTCGGTTTAATTGTTTTTATGCTTGGTTCAGCACTTTGTGGTACCGCAGAAAATATTACGCAGTTAGGTATTTATCGTGCAATTCAAGGTATTGGCGGAGGAGCGCTCGTTCCAATTGCGTTTACGATTGTGTTTGATATTTTCCCGCCCGAAAAGCGTGGGAAAATGGGTGGATTGTTTGGTGCAGTCTTCGGATTATCTAGTATTTTTGGACCATTACTTGGTGCATATATTACAGACTACAGTAGCTGGCACTGGGTATTTTATATTAATTTACCGCTAGGGATTCTATCACTTATTTTTATTGTATTCTTTTATAAAGAATCACGCGTTCATCAAAAGCAAAAGATCGATTGGTTTGGTGCAATTACATTAGTCGGTGCAGTCGTTTGCTTAATGTTCGCATTAGAACTTGGCGGACAGAAGTATGATTGGGATTCTACTTTTATTTTAAATTTATTCGCGGCATTTGCTATTTTAATGATTATGTTTATTTTTATTGAAAGAAAAGTGGAAGAACCTATCATATCGTTTGAAATGTTTAAACAGCGTTTATTTGGGATGAGTACAATTATCGCTTTATTTTACGGGGCTGCTTTTATGTCAGCAACTGTATATATCCCCTTATTTATTCAAGGGGTATATGGCGGGTCAGCAACGAATTCTGGTTTGTTACTATTGCCAATGATGCTAGGATCAGTCGTTACAGCACAGTTAGGCGGATTTTTAACATCAAAGTTAAGTTACCGCAATATCATGATTATTTCTGCTGTAATTATGCTTGGTGGATTGTTCTTATTAAGTACATTAACACCAGAAACAAGTCGTGTATGGCTAACCCTTTATATGATTATTATCGGTTTTGGTGTAGGTTTTTCATTCTCAGTATTAAGTATGGCTGCAATCCATGGCTTTGGTATGAACCAGCGCGGATCAGCAACTTCAACGAGTAACTTTGTTCGTTCATTAGGGATGACACTTGGAATTACTATCTTTGGTATGATTCAAAGAACAGGTTTTCAAGATCAATTAGAAGAAGCATTTAAAGGCATGGACGGCGGAATCAATGGCAATGCGCTAGGAGATTCAAGAGCGATCCTTTCAGAAGGCGCAAGATCTCAAATTCCGCCGCAAATATTAGATAAAATTATTGAAGCACTTTCGAGCTCTATCGTTCAGACATTTATGTGGGCATTAGTTCCAGCAGGTCTAGCATTCGTATTTATCTTCTTTATGGGGAATGAACGCATGGTATGTCAGAAACAACAAGAAAAGATAAAAGCAGAAACATCAAAAGCATAG
- a CDS encoding MFS transporter: MNHLLTRYSKPIWIRLLGELLTRTTEAMLAIIFIIHVNKALEGNVILTMLLFGLQPLSDIVFTIIAGGVTDKYGRKKIMLLGLFVQAIAIGGFVFAASVPFFALLYVMNGVGRSLYIPAQRAQIADLTAPEQQAEIFAVLQSVGAVGAVIGPFISAFFYHSHPEYLFIIQAVALSLYATLVWTQLPETAPMIQANKKSTQEVTTRKKFIFKHYAVFGLMISTLPISFFYAQTETNYRVFAENIFPNFLFVLAFISTCRAIMEIILQVGLVKWSERFSMPKIIVISYVCYTLAAIGYGYSTTLWSLFFTLLFLTIGESIALNHLLRFVSGIAPSHMRGLYFSIYGIHWDISRTCGPVIGAMILGHVNGSTLFYICACLLIIGGIIQTYFVSSVERNKEKELSL, from the coding sequence ATGAATCATCTTCTAACACGTTATAGTAAGCCAATCTGGATTCGATTATTAGGTGAGTTATTGACTAGAACTACTGAGGCCATGTTGGCAATTATTTTTATTATCCATGTCAATAAAGCGCTAGAAGGTAATGTGATTCTTACAATGTTACTGTTTGGGTTGCAGCCACTCTCTGATATTGTGTTCACAATTATTGCTGGAGGTGTAACAGATAAGTACGGCAGAAAGAAAATTATGTTACTTGGATTATTCGTACAGGCAATTGCAATCGGCGGATTTGTTTTCGCTGCATCAGTCCCTTTCTTTGCTTTGTTATATGTAATGAATGGTGTTGGCCGCTCCCTATATATTCCTGCTCAGCGTGCTCAAATTGCAGACTTAACTGCGCCAGAACAACAAGCGGAAATATTTGCTGTTCTTCAATCAGTGGGAGCAGTCGGAGCTGTAATTGGTCCGTTCATTAGTGCCTTTTTTTATCATAGTCATCCTGAATACTTATTTATCATTCAAGCTGTAGCTCTAAGCTTGTATGCAACTCTCGTATGGACACAGCTCCCAGAAACAGCTCCTATGATTCAAGCGAATAAAAAATCTACACAAGAAGTAACAACACGGAAGAAGTTTATCTTTAAGCATTATGCTGTATTTGGACTTATGATTTCTACTCTTCCGATTAGCTTTTTCTATGCTCAAACTGAAACGAATTATCGTGTATTTGCAGAGAATATCTTTCCAAATTTCTTATTCGTTCTCGCATTCATTTCAACTTGTAGAGCAATTATGGAAATCATACTACAAGTTGGTCTTGTCAAATGGTCTGAACGATTTTCAATGCCCAAAATTATCGTGATTTCATATGTTTGTTATACATTGGCAGCCATCGGTTATGGTTATTCTACAACATTATGGTCACTCTTCTTTACATTACTTTTCCTTACTATTGGCGAAAGCATTGCTTTAAATCATTTACTCCGCTTTGTTTCGGGAATCGCACCAAGTCACATGCGCGGATTATATTTTTCTATTTACGGCATACACTGGGACATTTCTCGAACATGCGGTCCGGTTATTGGAGCAATGATATTAGGTCATGTAAACGGCAGTACTCTATTTTATATTTGTGCCTGCTTATTAATAATTGGTGGAATCATTCAAACTTATTTTGTTTCTTCCGTAGAGCGCAACAAAGAAAAAGAGCTGTCCTTATAA